From Sceloporus undulatus isolate JIND9_A2432 ecotype Alabama chromosome 6, SceUnd_v1.1, whole genome shotgun sequence, one genomic window encodes:
- the GNB2 gene encoding guanine nucleotide-binding protein G(I)/G(S)/G(T) subunit beta-2: MRTRRTLRGHLAKIYAMHWGTDSRLLVSASQDGKLIIWDSYTTNKVHAIPLRSSWVMTCAYAPSGNYVACGGLDNICSIYSLKTREGNVRVSRELPGHTGYLSCCRFLNDNQIITSSGDTTCALWDIETGQQTTTFTGHSGDVMSLSLSPDMRTFVSGACDASIKLWDIRDSMCRQTFTGHESDINAVCFFPNGNAFTTGSDDATCRLFDLRADQELMMYSHDNIICGITSVAFSRSGRLLLAGYDDFNCNIWDSMKGDRAGVLAGHDNRVSCLGVTDDGMAVATGSWDSFLKVWN; the protein is encoded by the exons ATGAGGACAAGGCGCACATTGCGGGGCCACTTGGCCAAAATATATGCCATGCACTGGGGGACGGACTCCAG GCTGCTGGTTAGTGCCTCCCAAGATGGGAAGCTGATCATTTGGGACAGCTACACCACAAACAAG GTCCATGCCATCCCGCTGCGGTCATCCTGGGTCATGACCTGTGCTTATGCGCCATCTGGGAACTATGTGGCATGCGGAGGTCTTGACAACATCTGCTCCATCTACAGCCTCAAAACCCGGGAGGGAAACGTCCGCGTCAGCCGAGAGCTGCCAGGCCACACGG GCTACCTCTCCTGCTGCCGGTTCCTCAACGACAACCAGATCATCACCAGCTCCGGAGACACAACTTG TGCCCTGTGGGACATTGAGACTGGCCAGCAGACCACAACCTTCACAGGCCACAGTGGCGATGTCatgtccctctctctgtctcccgACATGCGCACCTTTGTCTCGGGCGCCTGTGACGCTTCTATCAAGCTATGGGACATCCGGGACAGCATGTGTCGGCAGACCTTCACTGGCCATGAGTCCGACATCAACGCTGTCTGT TTCTTCCCCAACGGGAACGCGTTCACCACCGGCTCCGATGACGCCACCTGCCGCCTTTTTGACCTGCGCGCCGACCAGGAGTTGATGATGTACTCGCATGACAACATCATCTGTGGCATCACCTCCGTGGCCTTCTCCCGAAGCGGCCGCCTCCTCCTTGCTGGCTACGACGACTTCAACTGCAACATCTGGGACTCCATGAAGGGCGACCGGGCAG gGGTCCTGGCTGGCCACGACAATCGGGTCAGCTGCCTGGGCGTGACGGACGACGGCATGGCCGTGGCCACCGGATCGTGGGACAGCTTCTTGAAAGTGTGGAATTGA